tATATACAAAGtacataaataatataaaaatcGTTTGTGTGGAAAGAGTTTATTATGCtatcaatatcaattttgCTTCATTTCGGTTGATCAATGGTAAAACGTAAATTgtttgaaattgttgataaAGTTACCTTGGATTTAGTGATACTATCTTATGTATTCCTCTGAATGTGTTGAAATGCCCTCCACAAAGTCTATCAACTTCGAATTGTATATCCCTGCTTCCTGTACTTCACTTATAGTGTTTTCATCCTCCCCCCAAATTTCATAGAACCGAATAGTCTCATCGTTGGTAGCAAGACAGATTGCATTTAGATTCGATGAAGGAACCGCAGTTAATACTCTTAATGGTGTTGAAGACCTTACATGTATCAGTCTTTCAAGACTAGGATAACTATATACTGTTAGCAATATTGGATTATCAATGTCTCCAAAACCAAATGTGGCTACTAGTTGTTTATATCTAACGGACCAAATAAGGGAAGTTATTTGACCGGTCGtttgaatttctttaaCTAAAGTTCCCGTTAGTGTGTGCCAaaattttatctttctaTCTTTACTGCCGCCTCCAGTAGCTAGTAAAGATTTTGACCATGGGCAATATGAAACTGCTTTAACTGCAGCATTATGGGGAAGTGTGTGGACTAGTCGTGGCGATCTGATATCACTTATGTCCCATATCGTGCATGAATTGTCATTACCGCCAACTGCGAGGTTTTTCGAGTATTGATTTAGGGATAGTCCTAATTATAAAATACTGTTATTCGAACGCCAGAAAAATATCGAATAATAGATGCTTATTGTTAGTATATTagtcaaaaaaattgaatgttGAAACAAGTTTAATATTACACATACCACAAACCTGCTGCGATTGCGCTTGGAATTTTGATAAACATAAAATTTGTAAATCATCCAATCCCTTCTTCGAGTAATCATCTCTTACATTACAGTTGCTAatctttgaatttatttctACATATGCCACCTCTCCTGTCTCCTCCCCAATAAATAATCTTGCTATTTGTGCAGAATTAGCACCATCACAGCATATTTTATCCTCAAGAAACCATTCAAAGCAACTGACTCCTTTACATGATAATGATTGATATTCATACAAAGGTTCTGATCGATTTGAACTACCTAATGACCTATAGGATTCAATACATCTATTTTGATCAAATAGCATCACTCTACCTTGTTTCGTACCGACAAGAAACAGTTCATTAAACGGACAGAATGATAAGCAAGTTACCAAGTCATGCTTTAGTCCAAGAAAACTATGATTTAGAACAGGTATTGCCCCATCTCTCTCAGACCATATGTATACAGAATATCCCAAACCAACAATGACATTACCTGTAGTTCTCGACCATGAAATAAGATTTGAGTAAAAATCATTTCTCAAACATGGAGCATCCAATACTCTGTATGGAATGAGTGACTTAGGCCGTTTGCTATCTCTAAATATGGCTAATCCATCATTCTGATCAGTAATCAGCAAATTAGAGAATAAGTATCTTGCTTCAAAAGGAGGCAAAGTTTGCAACAATGGATTTATCTTGGATAAGAAATCTTCACAAGGTACTGTATTCAAACATTTAGTTTCATCACTTGTAAGATTACATTTTAATGATTTAATGTGGGttttatattcaaatttcaGGACTCTTTCAGGGGATTTAAAATCTAAGTATCGAGcaatatattctttatGTTTTTGCACCTCTttactaatatttttttcctttattTTTCCTGCACgtctcttctttttctttcgGCTTAGTCTATACCTCATAATAGGCGATCGATCATTAGCATGCAAATtagatgacgatgaagCTGATGAGGTCATTGTTGACACTGAGCTCCTGGTCGAATTTGAGGACTCGGCACTAGACAATTGCATGTCTTGCCCGGATAAGTTGTCACCTCGATAGTTTATGTGCTCATAATTTCCAGTGTATCTCAAATCAGTGAAAAACTCTGGGGAGGACAATCTTTCTGGCGATGACGAGGAGTCCATAATTTCTACATCATTGAGATCAAAGTTCCTTTTGTAGTTTGAAGCTTTGTATGCTTTCTTACAAGTAAGCAGTGGGATGTACCTGTCCATTATATTTACAGATATATGATAAATGAAGCActttgtgtttgtgtttttgTTCCCACAATGGATTATTccttttcaatatcaaaaactccggaaataaaataaaataaaatataacagGCTTAGCTATCTTTTTTATGGAGGTTATGAGCCTTTGCTTTTCTCCTTTGTTGAGCAGTAATGAATTTCCTTTGTCTGAAagtatttttatattaagtttctctttttgtatttttattttaaaataaTCTGGGATtaagcaaaaaaaacaaataaaaaatatactagCAAATTCTTGGAACCTGTAAAAAAGCTTGCAATGAAGATATTATTGGTTTTCCTGAGAACCACTCAGAAATACcgaatttttgaaaagattgagaaaacaaaaactaaCGCCAACCACAAAGTAAGtattctttaattttttctctctcgTTTTTGCACTCGaaaggcaaaaaaaataaaaattagTGTTCCAAAAACAATTATGAAATGTAAATTATTATATGCACTGGTGTATACACCTTTTCCACAATACAGCAGAACTATAAAAGTTCTGGGAAAGAAAGGCAAAGATCCAAAcgatattctttttttttgccgCCCTTTATATACTGTTCCTCCCGTCTCCCCCGTCGCCCCcaagaaaaatatttctCGAGATCTGAGAATTATCGGGTCCACTTCCTGTTTGGGTAAACAGCGCACCAGTTTCCTGAAAAGGATATAATAGGGACAAAAATAGCATTAGCCGCCCATCGATACGTATATAACGATTATAGTATACCATGTGATAGTTTCGTATATTATGTTTGATTTCGAGTTTTTTAAGGGATACACAGCTATTGCCTGTTTCCTCAGTTGTGCTATGGAGAGCAAAAATGGCTCGATGAGCTGCGGAGGGGGGATGGGAtacataatatataatgaaacTGGTCAAAACGTCAAAAGTTAACACGATGCTGATACACTAAAATGAGTTAAAGAgtttaaaaataatttgcCAGGTTTATATTAGATTATAGTTGATAATAAAGGCGCAAAACACAAGAATTTTTGAGAAGATTAGGACGAATAAGTTTCAGTAACTATGGAATTCCCATTACACAAAGCTTGCTTGAATAACGAGCCCAGGAAAGTACAGGAGTTGCTAGAGAGCTCTGATCCGTTCAAGGCTGTGGTGCAGAGAGATGACGATGGCAGGGTCCCGCTGCACTGGGCTGTATCTATCCAGAGTGATGCCATAATAAAGCTGTTATTGCCATATATGAAGAGTGTCGATATTGACACACTGACCGATGAGGCTGGCTGGACGCCATTCCACATATCTTGCTCTATTGGTCACCTAGACATCGTGGACCAGTTGTACAATAACAACCCTGATGCTAGGCCTAATCTAGATCTTCAAACGTCCCAAGGGGTGACCGCTCTACATCTAGCCGTAGCGAAGAAACACTTGGAAGTTTGCAAGTATTTGATTAAACTAGGAGCCTCCGTTAGAATAAAAGATAAGAAAGGTCAAATTGCTCTTCACAGAGCAGCTGCTGTGGGATCTATTGGCGTTGTAGAGTTTTTGTGCTCGACCGCCAAAAGCCCTGTAAATTGGAAAGACGCCAGTGGGTGGACACCATTATTCCATGCTATTGCAGAGGGCCATGCTGATATAGCGGTGTTATTAGTAAACAAATTTTCTGCTGATTACGAAGTCGAAGATTCTGATGGAAAAAAACCAATCGATGTTGCTCCTAGTGAGTCCGTGAAGGAATATTTCTCAAAGAATATATAGCAGTAGCGAAATAGGCGGGACTGAAGTGGTGAACAATTACGCCATTAACATGCCATGAATTAATTATTAATGTATAAATCGTCTATATCATACTTAAAATAGTCTAAAGCATCAGGTTTTTATCGTCGCCACTtttcaagaatattatttcatcctcatcaCTTACTCCATTTGCATTAAGCTCTTTTTCAGCTTCATTGATGGGACTGTCAGAAAAACTGATAACCAACAGTCCCTTTTTCCTTATCGAGTCAACAACAGTATCGCAGATATGGAGCAGTTTCTCTGGCAAAATTAAACCAAGTAGATGTGACTTTATAGCAAATTTAACCATACCGAATATATCAATCTTTTTAATGAGTTTCTTATATTCCTCTTGATTTTGGACAAGATCTAGAATATGATGCGCTGTATCATATTTATAACACTCAGTAGACGACTCAGGATCCACATACGATACcaaattatcaaatttcAGGAATACCGGAAAAATTGGTTGCTTCCAATTCAACGTTGCACATACTTCCCAACAACAAGAACTAAACACTAGCGATCTGGAGTGGTTAGTAGTCGATTTTAAATACCTTTCGTTGGAAAATATCATTTCCAACAGATTGTTTATTAGTTTGTCTACAGCAATCAGTGGAGATGGTCTCACGGGAATAGATACAATCTCCTCCGCAGTTGGGAAACATATCTGAATATTAAGTTTTATCGACGATGGAATTAAGTCGAGGAGAGTTTTGAAATCGAACACACCTTTACAAAGAAGTATTTTCAGATCATTACTGGTATTTATCATCTCGTTGTCGATAAACAAAGACGATTGTAAAATAGCTTGAAGCTGTTCGGTTGTGAGATCCATCAATAATATCTTGGCTCCATTAACTGTGACAAACATTTCTTTCGATGCAACCAGCCTGCCATCATTTAAATAATAGATTTTGattgtttcaaaacttCCACATAAAGAGGTTTCAGTAATATAGCCGTTATCAATTTTAGATGGTTCCGAATTCTGTGGCTCCTTCTCTTCATTAGTAGATTTCCAGTAAGGCTCACACTCAGTTACTTTTAGTGATGTACCGCTGAATGGTTGAATTACTTGATATTCAACAGAGAGCGTACCAATAACAGAGAGCTTCAAGTCGACTAATGGTATTTTCAATGAGTTTGTACCATTcatagaagaagataacAGAAATGATGGGGGTGTGACAGTTCTAGCTATAAGTCTATTACCAGTAGTTGGGAATACATCGAATTGAATTGAAAAGTTCTCTAATGTATCTGGGTAAAAAATTATCtctccttcttcatctAAGTCATCATCTACAGCTGTTACAGAGGTCCCACCAACTGGGAAAAGTACATTTCTTGGTATTATATCTGAAGAACCAGAGGATAGCATTATTCTACCTGGTGCATTTATCAAAGAGTCATTGTCATTTTCTAGTGTTATAGATTCTGTGCCAGCTTTGAATATCACTTTCACATAAATCTTATCCTCCAAGAAGTTGTGACCGTATTTCCTTAATGGAATGATGGGTGGAGGTAAGGAAAATGCTGGTATATTCTCAAACGAATCTGTTAAGTCATTTATGGAACTGGAATCTAAATCCAACAAGTCATTATTTGGTAATGTCAATTTCTTGGGTTGAAGAAGGTCGCTATGAATCTTTTTTTGCTTGATACTTTTTATACTCGGAAGCATAGCATTGAGAACTTTAACGTCACTTTCCCATATTGTATAGAATAATGGTGTGTACCCTTCATCATCCATGACATCTATTGAAGCATTACACCTCAGTAGAAGCGATACAATATTATCCTTACCATTCATTACCGCATAGAATAATGGCGTTCTTCCAAGAAACTTATCTCCATAATTCACATTAGCACCTTTAGATATTAATAGTTCTGCCAAAGCACTGCTATTAGAGTTTTTCGATACTATATGAAGTAACTCCATTTTGTC
This window of the Nakaseomyces glabratus chromosome L, complete sequence genome carries:
- the AMA1 gene encoding Ama1p (CAGL0L06578g~Ortholog(s) have enzyme activator activity, ubiquitin ligase activator activity), giving the protein MDRYIPLLTCKKAYKASNYKRNFDLNDVEIMDSSSSPERLSSPEFFTDLRYTGNYEHINYRGDNLSGQDMQLSSAESSNSTRSSVSTMTSSASSSSNLHANDRSPIMRYRLSRKKKKRRAGKIKEKNISKEVQKHKEYIARYLDFKSPERVLKFEYKTHIKSLKCNLTSDETKCLNTVPCEDFLSKINPLLQTLPPFEARYLFSNLLITDQNDGLAIFRDSKRPKSLIPYRVLDAPCLRNDFYSNLISWSRTTGNVIVGLGYSVYIWSERDGAIPVLNHSFLGLKHDLVTCLSFCPFNELFLVGTKQGRVMLFDQNRCIESYRSLGSSNRSEPLYEYQSLSCKGVSCFEWFLEDKICCDGANSAQIARLFIGEETGEVAYVEINSKISNCNVRDDYSKKGLDDLQILCLSKFQAQSQQVCGLSLNQYSKNLAVGGNDNSCTIWDISDIRSPRLVHTLPHNAAVKAVSYCPWSKSLLATGGGSKDRKIKFWHTLTGTLVKEIQTTGQITSLIWSVRYKQLVATFGFGDIDNPILLTVYSYPSLERLIHVRSSTPLRVLTAVPSSNLNAICLATNDETIRFYEIWGEDENTISEVQEAGIYNSKLIDFVEGISTHSEEYIR
- the NAS6 gene encoding Nas6p (CAGL0L06600g~Regulatory, nonATPase subunit of the 26S proteasome) codes for the protein MEFPLHKACLNNEPRKVQELLESSDPFKAVVQRDDDGRVPLHWAVSIQSDAIIKLLLPYMKSVDIDTLTDEAGWTPFHISCSIGHLDIVDQLYNNNPDARPNLDLQTSQGVTALHLAVAKKHLEVCKYLIKLGASVRIKDKKGQIALHRAAAVGSIGVVEFLCSTAKSPVNWKDASGWTPLFHAIAEGHADIAVLLVNKFSADYEVEDSDGKKPIDVAPSESVKEYFSKNI
- the PHO81 gene encoding Pho81p (CAGL0L06622g~Ortholog(s) have cyclin-dependent protein serine/threonine kinase inhibitor activity), with amino-acid sequence MKFGKYLEARQVELAEYNTHFIDYKALKKLMKQLATVPMINDDDLNASKNLINVDIDFNEASVYRSLQANKASFFFKLERELEKVNLYYVDKESELKVKLDVIVSKMNDYRSSGRLNSKQAVVYKNISAVIKKFLKDVRNLEQYVELNRTGFAKVLKKWDKRSHSNEKEFYLATVVSVQPIFTRTEVARLSDEALNLLVDLNDLVEYSVGNGVNSPSTALGPGSSSNAVAISMDGGKNNSNNTKARRSSSSTGSEKGFFKVLGFSSTDLDLEIEYWIQDIINISTLKDDQRRLATISNFVPTKVLPRLEELLQNNEQKEQIEKECITKLFSLLIDSNLVDECLSVVYLACEQYIDFNHIDEDAEIFSNVNLFHEACACSTAPRSFLLYEALKFKNITSADLKNLMNMKDIHGRIPLHHAAEQGKTEFVELILESNLVDMLDIPDQDRKTPLILALESNDIKAVKLLLQHGSNAYPNAQDKVLDPLSVACKKGNFEAVKLILDFLGDKIEGPSLDKMELLHIVSKNSNSSALAELLISKGANVNYGDKFLGRTPLFYAVMNGKDNIVSLLLRCNASIDVMDDEGYTPLFYTIWESDVKVLNAMLPSIKSIKQKKIHSDLLQPKKLTLPNNDLLDLDSSSINDLTDSFENIPAFSLPPPIIPLRKYGHNFLEDKIYVKVIFKAGTESITLENDNDSLINAPGRIMLSSGSSDIIPRNVLFPVGGTSVTAVDDDLDEEGEIIFYPDTLENFSIQFDVFPTTGNRLIARTVTPPSFLLSSSMNGTNSLKIPLVDLKLSVIGTLSVEYQVIQPFSGTSLKVTECEPYWKSTNEEKEPQNSEPSKIDNGYITETSLCGSFETIKIYYLNDGRLVASKEMFVTVNGAKILLMDLTTEQLQAILQSSLFIDNEMINTSNDLKILLCKGVFDFKTLLDLIPSSIKLNIQICFPTAEEIVSIPVRPSPLIAVDKLINNLLEMIFSNERYLKSTTNHSRSLVFSSCCWEVCATLNWKQPIFPVFLKFDNLVSYVDPESSTECYKYDTAHHILDLVQNQEEYKKLIKKIDIFGMVKFAIKSHLLGLILPEKLLHICDTVVDSIRKKGLLVISFSDSPINEAEKELNANGVSDEDEIIFLKSGDDKNLML